One Bacillus sp. FJAT-52991 genomic region harbors:
- a CDS encoding ATP-dependent nuclease: MYLETLNLYNFRKFSKGDQPGLTVKFNDKLNLLVGENDSGKTAIIDGIRYLLGVVSDEYIKIQNEDFYRNEDGETVTNFQIEGVFADLSEQEAGAFLEWLSIKEDTYELRVYLTVDKITDYLGKETLDFNLKAGPKGAESRLEKVAKEILKTTYLKPLRDASQELKPGLRSRLAQILRYHPALKKEVGEEHQLETVVKDANSKIENFFGEIYQDEKSIVTDLKELLKNFFSKRDSDDKVTPVFEVAQTDLNDILRKLGLTTKEINNGLGSLNVLFIATELLLLNIENNMGPNITLIEEIEAHLHPQAQYRLIKYIELQLKKAKANGQFIITTHSPSLAASISPEYIVQLYEENAYELSKGSTMLEDEDYEFLKRFLDATKSNLFFAKGIIFVEGDSESLLIPVIAELIGLPLHEYGISIVNVNGTSFERYIKLFSRADDGNKFKLPVSVITDLDIKPWIYYEKGWGKDYYYSIETKKEYEEIKKNISKEIGFNEDLLGRRYNTAPQLLTEWGFKGNDFSEADKKEVIKIIAKAIDEDYLTEKITRKKSDLCNKYSIYNAEYRLCIAKEWTLEYCLAKSCLSVMLIESIFECRYKKPTKVEQQEKEDLIAEIQGGVSDEKALEIFKPVHKKNVSKAEVAQVLGYKLLNDSSKNLGREILKDTYLKYIVEAIQHASGVDIDD; encoded by the coding sequence ATGTATTTGGAGACTTTGAATTTATATAATTTTAGAAAGTTTTCTAAGGGAGATCAACCAGGTCTTACAGTTAAGTTTAATGACAAATTAAATTTATTAGTAGGAGAAAATGATTCAGGAAAAACAGCTATTATTGATGGAATACGATATTTATTAGGTGTAGTTAGTGATGAATATATAAAGATTCAAAATGAAGATTTTTACCGAAACGAAGATGGTGAAACGGTAACTAACTTTCAAATTGAAGGGGTTTTTGCTGATTTATCTGAACAAGAGGCAGGCGCTTTTTTAGAATGGCTTTCGATAAAAGAAGATACATATGAGTTAAGAGTTTATTTAACAGTAGATAAAATTACAGACTATTTAGGAAAAGAAACTTTGGACTTTAATTTGAAAGCAGGACCAAAAGGAGCAGAATCGAGGCTTGAAAAAGTAGCAAAAGAAATTTTAAAAACAACATACTTGAAGCCATTAAGAGATGCATCACAGGAGCTAAAGCCAGGCTTACGGTCTCGTTTAGCTCAGATCTTAAGGTATCATCCTGCATTAAAAAAAGAAGTGGGCGAAGAACATCAGTTAGAAACAGTCGTCAAAGATGCCAATAGTAAAATTGAAAATTTCTTTGGAGAGATATATCAAGACGAGAAGTCAATTGTGACAGATTTAAAAGAATTACTTAAAAATTTTTTTAGTAAAAGAGACAGCGATGACAAAGTTACACCTGTCTTTGAAGTTGCACAAACAGATTTGAATGATATTTTAAGAAAATTGGGTTTGACTACAAAAGAGATTAATAATGGGTTAGGAAGTCTAAATGTGCTGTTTATAGCAACGGAGCTATTACTTTTAAACATTGAAAATAATATGGGACCTAATATTACTTTAATAGAAGAAATAGAAGCTCATTTACATCCACAGGCTCAATATCGTCTTATTAAATATATTGAGTTACAGTTAAAAAAGGCAAAAGCTAACGGTCAATTTATTATAACAACTCATAGTCCATCATTGGCAGCTTCTATTTCTCCGGAATATATTGTTCAGTTATATGAGGAAAATGCTTATGAGTTAAGTAAAGGCTCTACGATGCTAGAGGATGAAGATTATGAATTTTTAAAACGATTCTTAGATGCTACTAAGAGTAACTTATTCTTTGCAAAGGGCATTATTTTTGTAGAAGGGGATTCAGAGAGTTTATTGATTCCTGTAATTGCAGAATTAATAGGGTTACCATTACATGAATATGGTATTTCAATTGTAAATGTGAATGGTACTTCATTTGAAAGATATATTAAATTATTTTCACGAGCAGATGATGGTAATAAATTCAAACTCCCAGTATCAGTAATCACAGATTTAGATATTAAGCCTTGGATTTATTATGAGAAAGGATGGGGTAAAGACTATTACTATTCGATAGAAACGAAGAAGGAATACGAGGAAATTAAAAAAAATATATCAAAAGAAATTGGTTTTAATGAAGACCTACTTGGACGTAGATATAATACAGCACCACAATTATTAACAGAATGGGGCTTCAAGGGTAACGATTTCTCTGAGGCGGACAAGAAAGAAGTAATAAAAATTATTGCAAAGGCAATAGATGAAGATTATCTAACGGAGAAGATAACAAGAAAGAAAAGTGACTTATGTAATAAATATAGTATATATAATGCAGAATATAGATTATGCATAGCAAAAGAATGGACTTTGGAATATTGCTTAGCTAAAAGCTGTTTGAGTGTAATGTTGATTGAAAGTATATTTGAATGTCGTTATAAAAAACCTACTAAGGTTGAACAGCAAGAAAAAGAAGATCTAATAGCAGAAATTCAAGGTGGAGTATCTGATGAAAAAGCTTTAGAAATTTTCAAACCAGTTCATAAGAAGAATGTGTCTAAAGCTGAAGTAGCCCAAGTGTTAGGTTATAAGCTATTAAATGATTCTTCGAAAAATTTGGGGAGAGAGATTTTAAAGGATACTTATTTAAAATATATTGTAGAAGCGATTCAACATGCCTCAGGAGTTGATATAGATGATTAA
- a CDS encoding UvrD-helicase domain-containing protein has translation MIKRIEEMLLPRGINFTDSQQHVLDMDESINVIAAPGAGKTTVLIAKCALLLKEAKFNSTGVCILTHTNVAVDEIKLGIERLGLGEIQYPNFIGTIQSFFNHFFARKMYQSEYSNNKFRILDEKEYEDYFHRIFERNKPHWYKDDWSLPKPDNDEKYTRDLICDSEGISNRVRHSNDDCELSLQITHDSLLGNGIFCNKDTLLLSKLYIEKYKNELNKVIGKRFKYLLLDEAQDTNELQYQLLSNLLENSGVVFQHFGDPHQQIMNSIGAILDSGWKPHDGKFRKLEIAESNRFGENVAKVLRTTCAYHYSTLQGNEGVNSFQPHVLLYV, from the coding sequence ATGATTAAACGTATAGAGGAAATGTTATTACCTAGAGGTATAAATTTTACAGATTCACAACAACATGTTTTAGATATGGATGAGTCAATCAATGTAATAGCAGCACCAGGTGCGGGTAAAACCACAGTCCTAATAGCTAAATGTGCGTTGCTATTAAAAGAAGCCAAGTTTAATAGTACAGGTGTTTGTATCCTAACTCATACAAATGTTGCTGTGGATGAAATAAAGTTAGGAATAGAACGGCTAGGACTAGGGGAGATACAATACCCTAATTTTATTGGAACAATCCAGTCATTTTTTAATCATTTTTTTGCTAGAAAAATGTATCAATCCGAATATAGTAATAACAAATTCAGGATTTTAGATGAAAAAGAATATGAAGATTATTTTCATAGAATATTTGAAAGGAACAAGCCACACTGGTATAAAGATGATTGGTCATTACCTAAACCAGATAATGATGAAAAATATACCAGAGATTTAATTTGTGATTCAGAAGGAATAAGTAATAGAGTTAGACATAGTAATGACGACTGTGAATTGTCTTTACAAATTACACATGATTCTTTATTGGGTAATGGGATTTTTTGTAACAAAGATACTCTATTGCTCAGCAAGTTATATATTGAAAAATATAAAAATGAATTAAATAAAGTTATCGGTAAAAGATTTAAGTACTTGTTGTTAGATGAGGCGCAGGATACAAATGAGTTACAATATCAATTATTAAGTAATTTATTGGAAAATAGTGGTGTTGTATTTCAACATTTTGGAGATCCACATCAACAAATTATGAATTCTATAGGAGCTATCCTAGACAGTGGTTGGAAACCTCATGATGGAAAGTTTAGAAAATTAGAAATTGCAGAGAGTAATAGGTTCGGAGAAAATGTAGCTAAGGTATTGAGAACTACTTGTGCTTATCATTATTCTACACTTCAAGGTAATGAGGGGGTTAATTCTTTCCAACCGCATGTTCTATTATATGTGTGA
- the istA gene encoding IS21 family transposase codes for MTLLLEDFLMIRELKQKGWAISAIARETGFDRKTVRNYINAESSPQSKPRAKRPSKLDPYKPYLLERIKEGTTNCAVLIEEIRAMGYQGKSTILRDFVQPYREAPKKQATVRFETAPGRQAQVDWAEDIGEFMVNGEKRSLYAFIMILSYSRKRYIEFTTDMTQETLMKCHMNAFSYFYGMPQQLLYDNMRTVVTKHSLKQIRFNKKFEDFLNYYGIIPKACKPYRAQTKGKVERAVAYLKTNFLKRRLPETLEELNYEVRKWLDEVVHKKRNQTTQQTPNERFEEERGLLLAWNIKPLYPIQQWELREVSKDCLISYKGNQYSVPYRFVGQRLKIRENDEAILEIYDEHECIATHPVIDGKRQMTLESSHYSGLPGTKKEQEMNLNGLATPDSPTPTSNVVHRSLAEYAALEEGD; via the coding sequence ATGACGTTATTGTTGGAGGATTTTTTGATGATTCGAGAATTGAAACAGAAAGGCTGGGCCATAAGTGCTATCGCCAGGGAAACTGGATTTGATCGAAAAACGGTGAGGAATTATATCAATGCTGAAAGTTCACCTCAATCAAAGCCGCGTGCCAAGCGACCAAGCAAACTAGATCCATACAAGCCTTATTTGTTGGAACGTATCAAAGAAGGCACGACCAATTGTGCTGTACTGATTGAGGAAATTCGTGCGATGGGGTATCAAGGCAAAAGTACGATCCTTCGAGATTTTGTTCAACCGTACCGAGAAGCCCCCAAGAAACAAGCAACCGTGCGGTTTGAAACAGCTCCAGGACGACAAGCGCAAGTGGATTGGGCAGAAGATATTGGTGAATTTATGGTTAATGGGGAAAAACGATCGCTTTATGCCTTCATCATGATCTTAAGTTATTCCCGTAAACGCTATATTGAATTTACAACCGATATGACACAAGAAACCTTGATGAAATGTCATATGAACGCTTTTAGTTATTTTTATGGGATGCCGCAACAGTTGCTTTACGATAATATGCGTACTGTGGTCACCAAACATAGCTTGAAGCAAATTCGTTTCAACAAAAAATTCGAGGATTTCCTCAACTACTACGGGATTATCCCTAAAGCCTGTAAGCCCTACAGGGCTCAAACAAAAGGAAAAGTAGAACGAGCAGTTGCTTATTTAAAAACGAATTTTTTGAAGCGTCGTCTACCTGAAACATTAGAAGAACTGAATTATGAAGTACGAAAATGGCTAGATGAGGTTGTCCATAAAAAAAGAAACCAAACTACGCAACAAACACCGAATGAACGATTTGAGGAAGAGCGAGGATTATTACTTGCGTGGAATATAAAACCTTTATACCCTATTCAACAATGGGAACTCCGGGAAGTGAGTAAGGATTGCTTGATTTCATATAAAGGGAATCAATATTCTGTCCCTTATCGATTTGTCGGACAGCGTTTAAAGATTCGGGAAAACGATGAAGCCATACTAGAAATTTATGATGAACACGAGTGTATAGCCACACATCCAGTGATCGATGGAAAGCGTCAAATGACGCTAGAAAGTAGCCATTACAGTGGTTTACCTGGAACAAAAAAAGAGCAGGAAATGAATCTAAATGGTTTGGCGACCCCAGATTCTCCTACTCCAACATCCAATGTCGTCCATCGATCATTGGCTGAATACGCTGCCCTCGAGGAAGGTGATTAA